From a single Leptospira levettii genomic region:
- a CDS encoding patatin-like phospholipase family protein: protein MKRTELERQAIQKFLKSVELFKKLPTSVLTRLANNVQEKLIRSHEALYYKGESSESIYIVRYGEILLENVGGQSHVYVGSGQVLAENSLISSSNHSTSAIAVIDTLVYVLNGKLFLQLASQEKIFAQNIIQMMGTRMRENLDRSNSKDKFTGLRRLCVHIPLEPEYHFGEKVKSFLDEYGEVTKKLSSAIPISTFKGMDPTQISEYLTNLRNKTPLLHIYFDESTSRVDLHYLVVQSDFLVFWEDEPEKFYKEKEEIIQFWKSRIRNFEGRAIRMMESGVRKSYLPQDQSLKTFYQKDTLARYLVSKTRGLSLGGGGARALAHVGLLKVLHREGIHFDFVSGASMGAVIAALYARKNSPEEIEEMIKNFFGGLESAFDPTLPVVAFFKGKRMKRMLKKGFGDQRIEELPLPFATSAVDLQTGKEHIFDQGPITEALTSAMSLPGAFPPYRLGEKLLVDGGMINNVPENLIRSKGADVVMGINVSPLQEIVPVKLFEDRNTTEKGFFRYIWDTLKYPPILQIMTRTITLEGREITRLKRPKMDLFVHFHLEEFQLFDFARYQEIIDKGEREAEANLAEIKQLFS from the coding sequence ATGAAACGAACAGAATTAGAGCGTCAAGCGATACAGAAATTTTTAAAGTCTGTGGAGCTTTTCAAAAAACTTCCCACATCTGTTTTGACAAGGCTTGCCAACAATGTCCAAGAAAAACTCATCCGAAGTCATGAAGCTCTCTACTACAAGGGAGAGTCTTCGGAATCCATTTACATCGTAAGGTATGGTGAAATTCTTTTAGAAAATGTTGGTGGCCAGTCACATGTGTATGTAGGTTCAGGCCAAGTCTTAGCTGAAAACTCACTTATCTCTAGCTCCAATCATTCTACTTCCGCCATTGCTGTTATTGATACACTTGTGTACGTGTTAAATGGTAAATTGTTTCTCCAATTAGCTTCTCAGGAAAAAATCTTTGCCCAAAACATCATCCAAATGATGGGAACAAGGATGCGCGAAAATTTAGACCGATCTAATTCCAAAGATAAATTTACAGGCTTACGAAGGTTATGTGTTCATATTCCTTTAGAACCAGAATACCATTTTGGTGAAAAGGTAAAATCCTTTTTGGATGAGTACGGAGAAGTGACTAAAAAACTTTCTTCTGCTATTCCGATTTCAACTTTTAAGGGGATGGACCCCACTCAAATTTCTGAATACCTCACCAATTTAAGAAATAAAACACCACTTCTTCATATCTACTTTGACGAATCCACTTCAAGAGTCGACTTACACTACTTAGTGGTTCAGTCAGACTTTTTAGTTTTTTGGGAAGATGAACCCGAAAAGTTTTACAAAGAAAAAGAAGAGATCATTCAATTTTGGAAAAGTAGGATTCGTAATTTTGAAGGTCGTGCCATTCGTATGATGGAAAGTGGAGTACGTAAAAGTTACCTACCACAAGACCAAAGTCTCAAAACATTTTACCAAAAAGATACACTCGCGCGTTATTTAGTATCAAAAACTAGAGGACTTTCGTTAGGTGGTGGAGGTGCGAGAGCTCTTGCACACGTGGGACTTCTTAAAGTATTACATAGAGAAGGTATCCATTTTGATTTTGTGTCGGGTGCTTCCATGGGAGCTGTGATTGCTGCATTGTATGCAAGAAAAAATAGCCCTGAAGAAATCGAAGAGATGATAAAAAATTTCTTTGGTGGTCTTGAAAGTGCATTTGATCCTACACTTCCAGTTGTTGCTTTTTTTAAAGGCAAACGTATGAAACGAATGCTAAAAAAAGGTTTTGGAGACCAAAGGATAGAAGAACTTCCACTTCCGTTTGCAACTTCTGCAGTCGATTTACAAACAGGAAAAGAACATATCTTTGACCAAGGTCCAATTACAGAAGCTCTTACAAGTGCTATGAGTTTACCAGGAGCATTCCCTCCTTACCGACTCGGCGAAAAGTTGTTAGTCGATGGAGGAATGATCAATAATGTCCCTGAAAATCTCATACGTTCCAAAGGTGCTGATGTTGTCATGGGAATTAACGTCTCTCCATTACAGGAAATTGTCCCTGTGAAACTGTTTGAAGACCGTAATACCACTGAAAAAGGTTTTTTCCGTTACATTTGGGATACTTTAAAATACCCACCCATTTTACAGATTATGACAAGGACCATCACATTAGAGGGAAGAGAGATCACTCGACTCAAACGTCCCAAGATGGATTTATTTGTTCATTTCCATTTAGAAGAATTTCAGTTATTTGATTTTGCTCGTTACCAAGAGATCATCGACAAAGGGGAAAGAGAAGCTGAGGCAAACTTAGCAGAAATCAAACAATTGTTTTCGTAA
- a CDS encoding ExbD/TolR family protein, translating to MLRRKRVAPSVPVSSMADIAFLLLVFFMVTSVLDSDPDLPINLPDVPGGEQLNKKIANLYLTADETRTVYFNSVKMELNEAMSEIRAKIATTPDLKVLIHADQDLTYEELDNVFETLREIGALKVSLVTKTTQGGGLKGK from the coding sequence ATGTTACGAAGAAAGAGAGTCGCACCTTCAGTTCCAGTAAGTTCGATGGCAGACATTGCCTTCTTACTTCTCGTGTTCTTTATGGTAACCTCCGTATTGGATTCCGATCCTGACCTTCCCATCAATTTACCAGATGTTCCTGGCGGAGAGCAGTTAAACAAAAAGATTGCGAATCTTTACCTAACTGCAGATGAAACAAGAACTGTTTATTTCAATTCAGTGAAGATGGAATTAAACGAAGCAATGAGTGAAATCAGAGCTAAGATTGCCACTACTCCTGACCTAAAAGTTTTGATCCATGCAGACCAAGACTTAACCTATGAAGAACTAGACAATGTTTTTGAAACTCTCCGAGAGATTGGTGCCCTAAAGGTTTCTCTTGTTACCAAGACCACCCAAGGTGGCGGATTAAAAGGTAAGTAA
- a CDS encoding MotA/TolQ/ExbB proton channel family protein — protein MNVSCNLAKKNITLSFVIALITIFTIVGKIEAQANPTTPSTETTQTTEAPQETPAPVAQAPEQTPTQDSEIGLVKLFVTGGWSMWPLLLSSIVGFGVILERMYFFFTAKLIRKGYNQDLQDAIDASGMNGVDEFLKANEGQKITDVLKNGMEVSQNDPEIFAAGIEREAGEVMTLLEKGLTVLSAVSTIAPLVGFLGTVSGMINAFDAIANADQVNAKVVAGGIKEALITTAAGLIVAIPAMTFYQYLQGRVAFFTSEVEEAANKIYKEYLKLKAGKKA, from the coding sequence ATGAACGTTTCATGTAACCTGGCAAAGAAAAATATCACTTTGTCCTTTGTGATCGCACTTATCACAATTTTTACAATTGTTGGAAAAATCGAAGCACAAGCGAATCCTACAACACCTAGCACAGAAACTACGCAAACAACGGAAGCACCACAGGAAACTCCTGCACCAGTAGCCCAAGCACCAGAACAAACTCCTACGCAAGATTCAGAAATCGGACTCGTAAAATTATTTGTAACTGGTGGATGGTCTATGTGGCCACTCCTACTTTCTTCAATCGTAGGTTTTGGAGTGATCCTAGAAAGGATGTACTTTTTCTTCACTGCAAAACTAATTAGAAAAGGATACAACCAAGACTTACAAGATGCCATTGATGCTTCTGGTATGAATGGAGTAGATGAATTCTTAAAAGCAAATGAAGGTCAAAAAATCACTGACGTATTAAAAAATGGTATGGAAGTTTCTCAAAACGATCCTGAAATTTTTGCTGCTGGTATTGAAAGAGAAGCAGGTGAAGTGATGACACTTTTAGAAAAAGGTCTTACAGTTCTTTCTGCAGTATCAACCATTGCACCACTTGTTGGATTCCTTGGAACTGTATCTGGTATGATCAATGCCTTCGATGCAATTGCAAATGCAGACCAAGTAAACGCAAAAGTAGTTGCTGGTGGTATCAAAGAAGCCCTCATTACAACTGCTGCTGGTCTTATTGTTGCGATTCCTGCAATGACATTTTACCAATACTTACAAGGTCGAGTTGCCTTCTTTACTTCTGAAGTAGAAGAAGCGGCAAACAAAATCTATAAAGAATACTTAAAACTCAAAGCCGGAAAAAAAGCGTAA
- a CDS encoding ExbD/TolR family protein gives MIKLKKKQELEEISAASMSDIAFLLLVFFMVTAVFFVKEGLNISLPRKQSEPQPFLRKNVYEILVTQDRYKMRNPAFGTKEYASLKEFRDDLNQMEIPDLKNKLALIVTTGDTKYAKMLDALSAVQLRGFEKISVRKKK, from the coding sequence ATGATTAAGTTAAAGAAAAAACAAGAACTAGAGGAAATTTCGGCAGCATCCATGTCGGATATTGCCTTTCTACTCTTGGTATTTTTTATGGTAACAGCTGTATTCTTTGTAAAGGAAGGTTTGAATATATCACTTCCACGCAAACAATCCGAACCTCAGCCTTTTTTACGCAAGAACGTATATGAAATTTTGGTCACACAAGACAGATACAAAATGCGTAACCCTGCTTTCGGAACCAAAGAATATGCTAGTTTAAAAGAGTTTCGTGATGACCTTAACCAAATGGAAATCCCTGACCTCAAAAACAAATTAGCACTCATTGTTACAACCGGTGATACCAAATATGCAAAGATGTTGGATGCTTTATCAGCAGTGCAACTTCGCGGATTTGAAAAAATCTCAGTGAGAAAGAAGAAATAA
- a CDS encoding MATE family efflux transporter, translating to MKPTRLNQKILSLAIPVFFGMISYTAIMVADTAMVGKLGEVPLASVGFGGMVYFSIFAFLMGGSMAVQIIVARRFGEKNERGVGITLVNSVYLSLVLGSLLSYFGYIYAPNLMAWIGDDPEVIEVAGVYLSYRFLGTVLFFVGFALRGFFDGIGIVQVGMISSIVAAVTNIFFNWLLIFGNWGFPAMGVKGAAIASSLSSVPALLVVIFYFFRKDVIKFFRYQIFSPSYEILKELCVVGFAPALEGTLVNFAFSGFYKIAGMISTTTLASASVVLTCLSLSFMPGFSFGIAATTILGQAMGQGKVRLAYEGTMRSATFSAIVMGSMGLFFILAGPWLISLFTDVPAVMKEAYPALCIVALIQVGDAYHMVVGSALRSAGMMYYVMYVYLIVSFLIMLPLAYLFGIVLAWGTIGIWSAFFIWILLMAVLFVGKFRRKEWVSIRI from the coding sequence TTGAAGCCAACTAGACTCAATCAGAAAATTCTAAGTTTAGCAATCCCTGTTTTTTTTGGAATGATCAGTTATACAGCCATTATGGTAGCGGATACTGCTATGGTAGGTAAGTTAGGGGAAGTGCCTCTTGCTTCGGTTGGATTTGGTGGTATGGTGTACTTTTCCATCTTTGCTTTTCTCATGGGTGGTTCCATGGCTGTTCAGATCATCGTAGCACGAAGATTTGGCGAGAAAAATGAAAGAGGGGTTGGAATTACCCTAGTCAATTCAGTTTACTTATCATTGGTTTTAGGTTCGTTATTATCATATTTCGGTTACATCTATGCGCCTAATTTAATGGCTTGGATTGGAGACGATCCTGAAGTGATTGAAGTTGCTGGTGTTTATTTATCCTATCGATTTCTCGGAACTGTATTATTTTTTGTTGGATTCGCTTTACGCGGATTTTTTGACGGAATTGGAATCGTACAAGTTGGGATGATATCCTCAATCGTAGCAGCTGTTACGAATATTTTTTTTAACTGGTTACTCATCTTTGGAAACTGGGGATTCCCTGCAATGGGAGTCAAAGGAGCGGCGATTGCATCTAGTTTGAGTTCTGTGCCGGCTCTTCTCGTCGTTATTTTTTATTTCTTTCGAAAGGACGTAATCAAGTTCTTTCGTTATCAAATATTTTCACCAAGTTACGAAATTTTAAAAGAACTTTGTGTGGTTGGTTTTGCACCAGCATTGGAAGGAACACTCGTTAACTTTGCATTCTCTGGTTTTTATAAAATCGCTGGAATGATCAGCACAACAACACTAGCTTCGGCGAGTGTTGTGTTAACCTGTCTTAGTTTGTCTTTTATGCCAGGTTTTTCATTTGGAATTGCAGCGACTACAATTCTTGGCCAAGCCATGGGCCAAGGGAAAGTTCGTTTGGCTTACGAAGGTACCATGCGTTCAGCTACTTTCTCTGCAATCGTGATGGGAAGTATGGGTCTCTTTTTTATCTTAGCTGGGCCTTGGCTCATCAGTTTGTTTACCGATGTTCCTGCAGTTATGAAAGAAGCTTACCCTGCATTGTGCATTGTGGCTCTCATCCAAGTCGGTGATGCGTATCATATGGTCGTCGGGTCGGCACTTAGGAGTGCTGGGATGATGTACTATGTGATGTATGTGTATTTGATCGTTTCCTTTCTCATCATGTTGCCACTCGCTTATTTATTCGGGATTGTCCTAGCATGGGGAACAATTGGGATCTGGTCTGCGTTTTTTATTTGGATTTTACTCATGGCAGTGCTTTTTGTCGGAAAATTTCGTAGAAAGGAGTGGGTAAGTATACGAATTTAA
- a CDS encoding AbrB/MazE/SpoVT family DNA-binding domain-containing protein translates to MESSAVKKTTIRAIGNSSGATIPKVILEKYNLHEGDTVFLVETENGILLSPYDPEFASAMELYQDASKKYRNALKELAK, encoded by the coding sequence ATGGAAAGTTCCGCTGTCAAAAAAACGACGATTCGTGCCATTGGGAATTCGTCTGGCGCAACCATCCCAAAAGTCATTTTGGAAAAATACAATCTCCATGAGGGAGACACTGTCTTTCTTGTGGAAACAGAAAATGGGATCCTTTTGTCTCCCTATGATCCTGAGTTTGCATCTGCCATGGAACTATACCAAGACGCTTCTAAAAAATATAGGAATGCCTTGAAAGAATTGGCGAAATGA
- a CDS encoding energy transducer TonB yields MSGTVVTHKRSKRERIHRFIDRYRIETGLVISAVIQALIILFWFTPHLETDSLDDLVEEVAFIDNVQIQEPTTDSKPTDGDFDLTDKEKEEKKEDPRIAGASDPIVSGATSPVDLSPNVRPEYTSDAKALGVTGTMTLEVIISNTGEVLRVRSVGKQLGGGLEEEAIKVYRRKRFSPSILEGKPITVKVLVPIRFTLN; encoded by the coding sequence GTGAGCGGAACTGTTGTTACACATAAAAGATCCAAACGAGAAAGAATCCATAGATTCATTGATCGTTATCGTATTGAAACGGGTCTTGTTATATCCGCCGTTATACAGGCGTTAATCATTCTTTTTTGGTTCACTCCTCATTTGGAAACAGATAGTTTGGATGATCTTGTGGAAGAAGTTGCCTTCATTGACAACGTCCAAATCCAAGAACCAACAACCGATTCCAAACCAACTGACGGTGACTTTGATCTAACTGACAAAGAAAAAGAAGAAAAAAAGGAAGACCCACGCATTGCTGGAGCATCTGATCCAATCGTATCTGGTGCTACCTCACCTGTTGATTTATCACCGAATGTTCGTCCAGAATACACATCCGATGCAAAAGCTTTAGGTGTGACGGGAACCATGACTTTAGAAGTCATTATCTCCAATACAGGGGAAGTGCTTCGAGTTAGATCCGTTGGTAAACAGTTAGGTGGTGGTCTTGAAGAAGAAGCGATCAAAGTTTATCGAAGAAAACGTTTTTCCCCATCCATATTAGAAGGAAAACCAATTACTGTAAAAGTATTGGTTCCAATCCGATTTACATTGAATTAA
- a CDS encoding cobalamin-binding protein, whose product MGPERIICLTEEPTEMIYLLGEEKRIVGISVYTERPVQAKEEKTKVSAFISGNLKKILSLEPDLVIGFSDIQGQLAKDLIERGLNVLIFNQRSISEIISNMQIIGNLVGQSDKAKSITDDWQKQIQTWQKENESIPKKPTVFFQEWDEPMITGIQWVSEAITLAGGIDSFSHLKDRKLAKDRIITAEDVRDANPDIYVGSWCGKAMDWDWVKNKPEWQSTGFIQNNRIYEMDPSIILQPGPALFLEGIPKLRELFSKA is encoded by the coding sequence ATGGGTCCAGAAAGAATCATTTGTTTAACAGAAGAACCAACTGAGATGATCTATCTGTTAGGTGAAGAAAAAAGAATTGTAGGAATCTCTGTTTATACGGAAAGGCCTGTCCAGGCCAAAGAAGAAAAAACAAAAGTTTCTGCCTTTATCAGTGGTAACCTTAAAAAAATACTCTCTCTTGAACCAGATTTGGTCATCGGATTTTCAGACATCCAAGGACAACTCGCAAAAGACCTCATCGAACGTGGGTTAAATGTTCTTATCTTCAACCAACGTTCTATAAGCGAAATCATCTCCAATATGCAAATCATTGGTAATCTTGTAGGACAATCAGACAAAGCCAAATCCATCACAGATGATTGGCAGAAACAGATCCAAACCTGGCAAAAGGAAAATGAATCCATTCCTAAAAAACCCACTGTATTTTTCCAAGAATGGGACGAACCTATGATCACAGGAATCCAATGGGTAAGCGAAGCCATTACACTTGCTGGTGGGATTGATAGTTTCTCCCACCTAAAAGATCGTAAACTTGCCAAAGACAGAATCATCACGGCCGAGGATGTAAGAGACGCCAACCCCGATATCTATGTTGGCTCTTGGTGTGGGAAGGCGATGGACTGGGATTGGGTGAAAAACAAACCCGAATGGCAATCCACAGGTTTCATCCAAAACAACCGAATTTATGAGATGGACCCAAGCATTATATTACAACCAGGCCCTGCTTTGTTTTTAGAAGGCATACCAAAACTCAGAGAACTATTTTCAAAAGCTTAA
- a CDS encoding potassium channel family protein produces MQRKKIAVIGIGSFGKLFVRYLFEDGHEVIAIDKDPVVIDSIKDFVTVAVTLDATDEHALRSQGIGDVDYAVIALADDFETSIICADSLKKSGVSLIYARYQTELQKKVLELLGIRDLFNPEERAAKSMAETFSFAGMRSSFLLSDEYSVVEVTVPKRYINKTIAEADLRHKYNINVITIKRPTTNKDSKRTSDSKVEKILGIPHGNTVLREDDIVVLFGSQTDLTKFLET; encoded by the coding sequence ATGCAAAGAAAAAAAATTGCAGTTATTGGAATTGGAAGTTTTGGAAAACTTTTCGTTCGTTACCTTTTTGAAGATGGACACGAAGTCATTGCAATTGATAAAGATCCAGTTGTCATAGATTCGATAAAGGATTTTGTAACAGTAGCGGTTACACTTGATGCAACAGATGAACATGCTCTCCGTTCACAAGGAATTGGTGATGTAGATTATGCAGTGATTGCATTAGCTGACGATTTTGAAACATCCATCATCTGTGCTGATAGTTTAAAAAAATCTGGAGTGAGTTTAATTTATGCCAGATACCAAACAGAACTTCAAAAAAAGGTATTAGAACTTTTAGGGATACGCGATTTATTCAATCCTGAAGAAAGAGCAGCTAAAAGTATGGCAGAAACTTTTTCTTTTGCAGGAATGCGATCGAGTTTTTTGTTGTCTGATGAATATAGTGTAGTCGAAGTTACCGTTCCCAAACGATACATCAACAAAACAATTGCTGAAGCAGACTTAAGACACAAATACAATATCAATGTGATTACAATCAAACGACCAACTACAAATAAAGATTCAAAACGCACATCTGATTCAAAAGTAGAGAAAATATTAGGGATTCCTCATGGGAATACTGTTCTTCGCGAAGATGACATTGTTGTTTTATTTGGATCCCAAACAGATCTGACAAAATTTTTAGAAACCTAA
- a CDS encoding TrkH family potassium uptake protein, with protein MNSKRIFVFLHHLIQYLQVQRYEIRKFYMEHLRPIGRVFYIFFGFLSVTILILDFGFYYPEDWKFYVTISIRTLVSFFICYETLHLTFTNKKWKEYLNLHKIELIILLMLGLEMIYEENIIQILKSYHISGNDTTLIFLSANQFLFLFSNLAHFFRLSKKRDSKKLNPSIVFVTSFAFIIFVGVCFLHFPKSTLEHVNTIDIIFTTISATCVTGLSTVDISSQFTLTGQLVILLLIQVGGLGLMTLTSFFSIFLTGKGSVSDTLMIKDLLSEETMGRAKEILKQITLQTLAIELIGAVFLFYSFPKNFPLPLPEKIYYSVFHSISAFCNAGFSLMPNGLATDAFKESEGFLSIIMLLIVFGGLGFPVIYQLRTKLLNPFDPKFRWSITSKLVFFVTGFLLLFGTVSCYFLESHLSLKDLPIEKQIFHSLFYSVTTRTAGFNTFDLSLMGYPMTFISFFLMWVGASPVSTGGGIKTTTLAISFMNISNQIRGKEKMEIGYRTIANSTIARASATIVLSLFVIFIAIFCLLLTENAHFIDLCYEVVSAFGTVGLTRGLTPHLSDFGKILICIVMFVGRVGILTLLIAVSKKVDHISYEYPKEYVVVG; from the coding sequence TTGAACTCCAAACGTATTTTTGTTTTTTTACACCACCTAATCCAATACTTACAAGTCCAGAGATATGAAATTCGTAAATTTTACATGGAACACCTACGGCCCATAGGCAGAGTGTTTTACATATTTTTTGGATTTTTATCTGTAACGATTTTAATTTTAGATTTTGGTTTTTATTACCCTGAAGATTGGAAATTTTATGTAACTATCTCAATTCGAACTTTAGTTAGTTTTTTTATCTGTTATGAAACTCTGCACTTAACGTTTACAAATAAAAAATGGAAGGAATATTTAAACTTACATAAGATTGAACTGATCATCTTGCTGATGTTAGGATTGGAAATGATATATGAAGAAAATATCATTCAAATCTTAAAGTCCTATCACATTTCTGGTAACGACACTACACTGATTTTTTTATCAGCAAATCAGTTTTTATTTTTATTCTCCAATTTAGCTCACTTCTTTCGATTATCCAAAAAAAGAGATTCTAAAAAACTTAACCCATCCATAGTCTTTGTCACTTCTTTTGCATTCATCATTTTTGTTGGAGTCTGTTTTTTACATTTTCCTAAATCAACTCTCGAACACGTAAATACAATCGATATTATTTTTACTACGATTAGCGCTACTTGTGTTACAGGTTTATCGACGGTGGATATTAGTAGTCAATTCACACTCACTGGTCAACTTGTGATTTTACTTTTGATTCAAGTAGGTGGACTCGGTCTTATGACTCTTACTAGTTTCTTTTCCATCTTTCTGACTGGAAAAGGTTCGGTAAGTGACACACTCATGATCAAAGATCTTCTTTCTGAAGAAACAATGGGTCGTGCTAAAGAAATTTTAAAACAAATTACATTACAAACTTTAGCCATCGAACTGATTGGAGCTGTATTTTTATTTTATAGTTTTCCAAAAAATTTTCCCCTTCCTTTACCTGAAAAAATTTATTATTCAGTGTTTCATTCAATTTCTGCATTTTGTAATGCTGGTTTTAGTTTAATGCCAAATGGATTGGCAACTGATGCCTTTAAAGAATCCGAAGGATTTTTATCCATCATTATGTTACTCATTGTCTTTGGTGGTCTGGGATTTCCTGTTATCTACCAGTTACGTACAAAATTATTAAATCCGTTTGATCCAAAGTTTCGTTGGTCAATTACATCTAAACTTGTTTTTTTCGTAACGGGTTTTTTACTATTATTCGGAACGGTAAGTTGTTATTTTCTGGAAAGTCATTTATCACTAAAAGATCTACCGATTGAAAAACAGATATTTCATTCCTTATTTTATTCAGTGACTACAAGAACAGCTGGTTTTAATACTTTTGATTTATCATTGATGGGATATCCAATGACATTCATTTCATTTTTTTTGATGTGGGTTGGTGCATCGCCAGTTTCAACTGGTGGAGGGATCAAAACAACTACACTTGCAATCTCTTTTATGAATATTAGCAATCAAATTCGAGGAAAAGAAAAAATGGAAATTGGATACCGAACGATTGCTAATTCAACAATTGCAAGGGCAAGTGCAACGATTGTATTATCTCTATTTGTGATTTTTATTGCGATCTTTTGTCTATTGCTAACAGAAAATGCTCATTTTATCGACTTATGTTATGAAGTAGTGTCGGCATTTGGAACTGTTGGTTTAACAAGAGGTCTGACTCCTCATTTATCTGATTTTGGAAAAATCTTAATTTGTATTGTGATGTTTGTTGGAAGAGTAGGAATATTAACTCTACTCATTGCCGTATCTAAGAAAGTAGATCATATTTCTTACGAATATCCAAAAGAATATGTAGTGGTTGGTTGA
- a CDS encoding type II toxin-antitoxin system death-on-curing family toxin, producing the protein MKGEPKWLNRNIAEAIHIDQIKQHGGALGIRDIGLLESALDRPKNHWHYNPKTSIFELTASLGIGIAKNHPFMDGNKRTSFLLMYVFLAMNGYLIETSEEDVVITILKVADGSMKEDQLAKWLKQVSKVRN; encoded by the coding sequence ATGAAAGGGGAACCGAAGTGGTTAAACCGAAACATCGCTGAAGCAATCCATATAGACCAAATCAAACAACACGGTGGTGCATTAGGCATTCGCGATATAGGATTACTAGAATCGGCTTTGGATCGACCAAAGAACCATTGGCATTACAATCCAAAAACTTCAATTTTTGAACTCACTGCATCCCTTGGAATTGGCATCGCTAAAAATCATCCCTTTATGGATGGAAACAAAAGGACATCGTTTCTTTTGATGTATGTATTCCTTGCTATGAATGGTTATTTGATTGAGACTTCGGAAGAAGACGTTGTGATCACGATTTTAAAAGTAGCCGATGGTTCGATGAAAGAAGATCAGTTGGCCAAGTGGTTGAAACAAGTATCGAAAGTTAGAAACTAA
- a CDS encoding adenosine deaminase — MYIDLHNHLYGCLPPETLFRIGKNNPNPRWHLYLESYEKAYGIKIRPSTFFDDYSDIKEFSKLYHFKEKAPFLHFQAKFNLIIALVKFDEREITEVSHDVVYSNSLEDVSYAEYRLMFGKEEPKESFYTKLMASLEGLKKGEESAKKAGKPIQAKLVMSLHRDLNFERHYDWMKNWMEKESLVRDGLVGIDFCHIEEGFPPKDKRSFFHSVNKDNKAEPKTALSILYHVGESFRDKTPFSAVRWIIESAENGAHRLGHALALGIDSDYFLGEERTELVSEAKDQIEYELMYYDEITTYGPFYAKEELELKRKEIKTKPDTEILTIPFDETQSQYLHTFQNYAMSKIAKTNVVIECCPSSNLYIGMLESHIDHPITRFLQNDVKITIGSDDPGLFGTTMEEEYQHAHTAGVSEKDLELIRSVSLDYRSTKLSGRDLD; from the coding sequence ATGTATATCGATCTACACAACCACCTTTATGGATGTTTACCCCCTGAAACATTGTTTCGAATTGGAAAAAATAATCCAAACCCAAGATGGCATCTATACCTAGAGTCATACGAAAAAGCTTATGGAATTAAAATTCGTCCCTCTACATTCTTTGATGATTATTCGGACATAAAAGAATTTTCAAAACTATACCATTTTAAAGAAAAAGCCCCATTTTTGCATTTCCAAGCAAAGTTTAATCTGATCATCGCCTTAGTAAAGTTTGATGAAAGGGAAATTACAGAAGTCTCTCATGATGTAGTATACTCAAATAGTTTAGAAGACGTAAGTTATGCTGAATATCGATTGATGTTTGGAAAAGAAGAACCAAAAGAAAGTTTTTATACCAAACTAATGGCTTCACTTGAAGGACTGAAAAAAGGAGAAGAGTCAGCAAAAAAAGCAGGAAAACCAATCCAAGCAAAACTTGTGATGTCATTACACCGAGACTTAAATTTTGAACGGCACTATGATTGGATGAAAAACTGGATGGAAAAAGAATCTCTCGTTCGGGATGGACTTGTGGGGATTGACTTCTGTCATATTGAAGAAGGTTTTCCACCTAAAGATAAACGATCTTTTTTTCATTCGGTAAACAAAGACAACAAAGCAGAACCAAAAACTGCGTTGTCCATCCTCTACCACGTAGGCGAAAGTTTTCGAGACAAAACTCCTTTCTCTGCCGTACGTTGGATCATCGAATCGGCTGAAAATGGCGCACATCGACTTGGACATGCTCTTGCACTTGGTATTGATTCTGATTATTTTTTAGGAGAGGAACGCACAGAACTTGTTTCAGAAGCAAAAGACCAAATAGAATACGAACTGATGTATTATGACGAAATTACCACCTATGGTCCGTTTTATGCCAAAGAAGAACTAGAACTAAAACGAAAAGAAATCAAAACTAAACCTGATACAGAAATACTGACCATTCCTTTTGATGAAACACAGTCCCAATACCTTCACACCTTCCAAAACTATGCGATGTCAAAAATAGCAAAAACAAATGTTGTGATCGAATGTTGCCCTTCTTCAAATTTATACATAGGTATGTTAGAATCCCATATCGATCATCCAATCACGCGGTTCTTACAAAACGATGTCAAAATCACCATTGGATCAGATGATCCCGGATTATTTGGTACAACGATGGAAGAGGAATACCAACATGCGCATACGGCAGGAGTCTCAGAAAAGGACTTGGAGTTGATACGTTCTGTCTCATTGGATTACCGTTCCACCAAACTTTCTGGGCGTGATTTGGATTGA